The Desulfurobacterium indicum genome has a segment encoding these proteins:
- a CDS encoding L,D-transpeptidase family protein has translation MKKLTAVFFIVIFLFISASASTLDDVIKALKKGEVEKAYYLQKNLSQEEKKLLEILLLLHQDKLTDAELLSGNYIPCNVLYLPDGIDALVVNKVIEKLYVIKEKSGVPVIVAEFDCVTGKKPGDKLKEGDQRTPEGIYIPLYWRGHLPKIYGPGAFVLNYPNLIDRKILRRGGHGIWIHGMDTPSRPPHSTNGCIVLENKDLKRLRKFITPKETPVIIVDELCKEPFKNFVSERNSLVDFVYKWKAAWENSPEDLQTYFSFYSKNFVTDKYSFNEWKKYKKRVTAGKKWIKIKISNLAITRDGRLLSFGRLYLISFDMKYRSNNYNWQGHKLLYVTKEGEKWKILGEESF, from the coding sequence GTGAAAAAACTTACGGCGGTATTTTTTATAGTTATTTTTCTCTTTATTTCAGCATCAGCTTCAACTCTTGATGATGTTATAAAAGCTTTGAAAAAAGGTGAGGTAGAAAAAGCCTATTATCTTCAGAAAAATCTGTCTCAAGAGGAAAAAAAACTTTTAGAAATTCTCCTCCTGCTTCATCAGGATAAGTTAACCGATGCAGAATTGCTCTCTGGAAATTATATTCCCTGCAATGTGCTATATCTACCAGATGGAATAGATGCTTTGGTTGTTAATAAAGTAATAGAAAAGTTGTATGTTATAAAAGAAAAATCTGGGGTGCCCGTAATAGTTGCAGAATTTGACTGTGTTACCGGTAAAAAGCCAGGAGATAAGTTAAAAGAGGGAGATCAAAGGACACCGGAAGGTATCTATATTCCTCTTTACTGGAGAGGACATCTTCCTAAAATTTACGGTCCGGGAGCTTTTGTCTTAAATTATCCCAATTTGATAGATAGAAAAATTCTCCGTAGAGGGGGACACGGTATATGGATTCACGGTATGGATACACCGTCACGGCCACCCCACAGCACCAACGGTTGTATAGTGCTTGAAAACAAGGATTTGAAGAGGCTCAGGAAATTTATTACCCCAAAAGAAACACCTGTAATAATTGTTGATGAACTTTGTAAGGAGCCTTTTAAAAATTTTGTTTCCGAAAGAAATTCACTTGTAGATTTTGTTTATAAATGGAAAGCGGCGTGGGAAAATTCTCCTGAGGATTTACAAACGTATTTTTCTTTCTATTCCAAGAATTTTGTCACAGACAAATACAGCTTTAATGAATGGAAAAAGTATAAGAAAAGGGTTACAGCTGGCAAAAAATGGATTAAAATAAAGATATCGAACCTGGCGATTACAAGAGATGGTAGATTGTTAAGCTTCGGAAGATTATATTTAATATCGTTTGATATGAAATATCGTTCAAACAATTATAACTGGCAGGGGCATAAACTACTTTATGTGACTAAAGAAGGTGAAAAATGGAAAATATTGGGAGAAGAGAGCTTCTAA
- a CDS encoding SPOR domain-containing protein has translation MKKNLKVFLIVTFSIILSVNFLNKAFAKETPVYTIQLTNTKSKKEAERIFNKIRNLEYSRIDKVKTRYKVRVGLFKTKQEARNYLKNHPEIKKISPSAYITLNYYSPERTIKKGHFPSEIKKAEIKQTKQEKPLKQKTTPSTEKNTSESEKSMTIKKPQKAGRKVPQNTITTKTINLNNPTLRRYLLWIIMAISGTVAAITAVVLVRKFNVEETLCCITDKFQNVYINALKCIPLRTSKKILEYHYKKVGDFRSLILMKLQDQDFNFILRETPKYLLKHPEDILVWKIYIEVLAQLGIYSEAATACEKLAEILRKNARPEAAENYLKKAEEYRKKVAKPIENAD, from the coding sequence ATGAAAAAAAACTTAAAAGTCTTTTTAATAGTTACTTTTTCAATAATTTTGTCCGTTAATTTTTTAAATAAGGCTTTTGCAAAAGAGACACCCGTATATACAATACAGCTAACCAACACAAAAAGCAAGAAGGAAGCAGAACGTATTTTTAATAAAATCCGAAATCTTGAATATTCCAGAATAGATAAAGTAAAAACAAGATATAAAGTAAGAGTGGGTCTGTTTAAAACAAAACAAGAAGCCAGAAATTATTTGAAAAATCATCCAGAAATCAAAAAAATATCTCCAAGTGCTTACATAACATTAAACTACTACAGCCCTGAAAGGACAATAAAAAAAGGGCATTTTCCATCTGAAATTAAGAAAGCGGAAATAAAACAAACAAAGCAAGAGAAACCGCTCAAACAAAAAACAACTCCTTCCACAGAAAAGAACACTTCAGAAAGTGAAAAGAGCATGACAATCAAAAAACCGCAAAAAGCAGGTAGAAAGGTCCCCCAAAATACTATAACCACAAAAACCATAAACCTGAATAATCCAACACTCAGAAGGTACTTGCTCTGGATAATAATGGCAATATCTGGAACAGTTGCAGCTATTACTGCAGTAGTGTTAGTTAGAAAATTCAATGTAGAAGAGACATTATGCTGTATCACCGATAAATTTCAAAATGTATACATTAACGCACTAAAATGTATTCCCCTTAGAACTTCAAAGAAAATCCTGGAATATCACTACAAAAAAGTAGGTGATTTCCGTTCTTTAATTTTAATGAAATTACAAGACCAGGATTTCAACTTTATACTTAGAGAAACTCCCAAGTATCTTCTTAAACATCCAGAAGATATACTGGTATGGAAAATATACATAGAGGTCCTTGCCCAATTAGGTATATACTCAGAAGCAGCAACAGCCTGTGAAAAACTCGCCGAAATACTGAGAAAAAATGCCCGCCCGGAAGCTGCTGAAAATTATCTCAAAAAAGCGGAAGAATACAGAAAAAAAGTAGCTAAGCCAATAGAAAATGCAGACTAA
- a CDS encoding M99 family carboxypeptidase catalytic domain-containing protein — MENIGRRELLKDYFIKMLGFSLASLPAVSWASTGKKRNRLHFSFPDKPMEFSYRYGKTKGGRIIVIGGIHGNEPGAYKAADMLMDVEVEKGELIILPRSNFTSILAFKRGYNGDMNRKFAFISNRDPDYPYVQRIKSVIEKYKPDVVLSLHDGFGFHSVNKNAWGQCIVIDEKVYKRFNLYSVASAVSSYVNKFINRREWKIPVYSTRTFSPDTKHKEQRKSLTYFCLSKCDTPAFCLEVSKQLPSLKEKVRFHLLMLSKFFDIYGVRIKPSFSDLYTAFLKENRSKQSVSAVLNINGRSVIVSNSRTFKLPVGSEISFVSFNGSRGMFGVPRGVNLNWKTFYVKGGLSVDIKDDFQKLFSLHFLLA; from the coding sequence ATGGAAAATATTGGGAGAAGAGAGCTTCTAAAAGACTATTTTATTAAAATGCTTGGGTTTTCTTTAGCTTCATTACCAGCTGTATCCTGGGCATCTACCGGAAAAAAAAGAAACAGACTTCACTTTTCTTTTCCTGATAAACCTATGGAGTTTTCTTACAGGTATGGTAAGACAAAAGGTGGAAGGATTATTGTAATAGGTGGAATTCACGGAAACGAACCGGGTGCCTATAAAGCTGCTGATATGCTTATGGATGTCGAAGTTGAAAAAGGTGAATTGATAATTTTACCCCGTAGTAATTTCACTTCTATTCTGGCTTTTAAGAGAGGTTACAACGGGGATATGAACAGGAAGTTTGCTTTTATTTCAAATAGAGATCCTGATTATCCGTATGTTCAAAGAATAAAAAGTGTTATTGAGAAGTATAAACCTGATGTTGTTCTTTCTCTTCATGACGGTTTTGGGTTTCATTCAGTTAACAAAAACGCGTGGGGCCAATGTATTGTTATAGATGAGAAGGTATATAAAAGATTTAATCTTTATTCTGTAGCTTCTGCTGTGTCTTCTTATGTTAATAAGTTTATAAACAGAAGAGAGTGGAAAATTCCAGTTTATTCGACAAGAACTTTCAGTCCTGATACAAAACATAAGGAGCAGCGGAAATCTCTTACCTATTTTTGTTTGTCAAAGTGTGACACTCCTGCGTTTTGTCTGGAAGTTTCCAAACAGCTTCCTTCTTTAAAAGAGAAAGTTAGGTTTCATCTTTTGATGCTAAGTAAGTTTTTTGATATATACGGTGTTAGGATAAAACCTTCTTTCAGCGACCTTTATACGGCGTTTTTGAAAGAAAACAGAAGCAAACAAAGTGTCAGTGCTGTTCTTAATATAAATGGCAGGAGTGTTATCGTTTCCAATTCCAGAACTTTTAAACTTCCTGTTGGTTCGGAAATTTCTTTTGTTTCTTTCAACGGAAGCAGAGGTATGTTTGGTGTTCCCAGAGGGGTAAATTTAAACTGGAAAACCTTCTATGTGAAAGGTGGTCTTTCTGTTGATATAAAGGACGATTTTCAAAAATTATTTAGTCTGCATTTTCTATTGGCTTAG